The genomic stretch CTACTGTAATAATTGAGTAGTATTGATGACAAAGAGGGAACACATGATTACTTTAGCAAATACAGTGTGATTATAATCGATGAGGCACACGAAAGAAAGATTAATTCAGATGTATTGATTGGATTATTATCGCAAATCGTTAAACTGAGAAGGAAGAAATACAGGGAAAATAGAGAGATGTTGCCACTGAAGTAAGTATGACAACATTAGTAGCACAGACACTggttatatatgtgtaacaGTTGTTACAAGTTAGAAAGTGGCCGATTGAATAATCAGTAATGCCAGCGCATTAACGATAAATAGGTTGGTGATAATGAGTGCAACGATAAGAAAGGAGGATTTCCTGGAAAGTAAGCTGTTTGAAAGGATAAAGCACGTGCACGTGCCGTCCGAGCAGGTTAATTATACAGTCCACTATAACAAGAGTACGCCGTCAAACTACTTGGCTGAAACTAAGAGGAAGATATTGCAAATACACAGAAGATTGCCTCCAGGAAGCGTACTGGTGTTTCTTACAGGAAAGCAGGAGTTGTATGACCTGAAGAGGCTCTTACTGAGTAGTAGACGCAGGAGAAGTGTTGGCACTGATGCTACTGCTACTTgtgctggtgctggtacTGATGCTGGTACTGATGCTGGTACAGATACTATGGGCactgctactgctactggTGCTGATGCTGATCTTGATCCTGGTGCTAAGGCTACTGCTACCATTACCAGTACGACCACTAACAATACAGAGACGAAAACAGCTTCAATAAACAGGAATTCAGATGTCGAAGAAGTAAAGGATGACGATGAGATATTTGAATTGaatgaagatgaggaaTATGTAGATACAGATGCGGATGAAAAATTGACTGGAGATTCAGAGGATGAAGAACGATACTGTAAAATTGAGTCACAAGTGGGAGTAGAAAGGAGTGGTGGTCCAGAAAAAAGGGGAAAGGCAGAAACAGATGACCCAGGAAATCAAGcagaaaataaagaaaagcTAGAAGTGGGAGAAGAGGAATGGGAAGAATACGAACTTCAAGCATTAACAGACAATTACAAGAAGTCAGTAGATTGTAAATGGCTAGGATCGGATGGAGGTGGAAGGTTAAATGTCAAAATACTTCACGCTTCGCAGACTAATTACCAACAGGTACTGAGAGAATTAAGATACAGCATAGTTTCAACACAGTTGCACTTGTTAATTATGAAGTTTTGGACATATTTGCACAAGTTAATTGTATTTAGATGAACTGTTTCATGTTGCCTGATGATGATGAAAGAATAGTAATACTCTCGACTAACGTGGCAGAAACGGCAATTACAATACCAAACATAAGGTATGGCCATTGCCCTAGTGTTATTAGGTAGTATTATACGgtaatattatattgtgCTATTAACCTGTAGCATTAATCAGCTAGCCGATCATTAAgctgtaaatataaataggtAGATACTGTAAGTATTTGAATACCATTGAAGAGTTAAATAGATACGTGGTTGACTCCGGCaaggagaaaaggaaagtGTTCAACAACGACAAGGAATATGAAAACTTTGAAATCTTCAACATCTCAAAGTCGTCTGCAAATCAAAGAGCAGGACGTTGCGGAAGACTGGGGCACGGACACTGCTATAGACTGTACACGAACGCAGTGTTTGAAAACACGTTTCCAGAACAGTCGCCAGTGGAAATACTGGAAACGAACCTGTGTTCCATGGTGTTGCTCCTGGTGTCAATGGGAATCAACCCTCACAGTTTCACGTATTTGACAGGGCCACCAAGAGGACACATCGACAACGCAATAAGGGCGCTGGTGGTACTGGGGATCATAGAAGTGGATCAAAAGGGTAGGTGGCAGTTATTAGGAGGTATTAGGCAGTATGTGTGCGTTAATGGgcaaatttaataattcGTACAGAaacgaagaggaaaatGGATGATAATTGTATGTTCAATGATCCGTTTCTGCTAACGCCTGACGAAGTAACAAGTAGTGGCAATGGAGGCAGTACCAGCACCAACGCTGACTATCGCAGGAGTAAACTGGAGGTGACGAAGCTGGGAAGGTGTGTGTCACTAATGCCACTGGAGCCCAGATACGCGAAGATGATATACTGCGTACTGTCCAGGAGAGTGAAGAGCGTGAACTTTATATCAATGGCATTCCTAGTTGTCGCAGTTCTCTCGTTCAACGGGCCATTTTTCATTCATTCAAACATGTCAGGCGACGCAGTGGTAGATCAGCTGGGTAGTAGTGACCACGTGGATGGCCTTAAGAACATTAGCGGCAAATACAGTGATGGTAGCCGTAGTAGTGCTGATAAGAGCAATGATGGTAGCCGTAGTAGTGCTGATAAGAGCAATGATGGTAGCCGTAGCAGTGCTAGTAAAGGCAGTGCTGGTGcaggaaggagctggacgaACGACCTGGAAAAATATGTCTGGCTGCTGCGCGGATACTCAAGGGCGGAGAGCAAAGTTGGCTTCTGCAACAGCCAGAACGTTAACCCGAGGGCGCTGGCAGAAGTGTTTTTGCAGGCGAACCAAATACACCAAATCATCAGCATCAACTTCCCAAAGTTGTCAGTGAAAGTGGATTTCGAACGTttggagaagctgaagaggcAGGAATTAAGCGTCTTGGGAGAGTGCGTAGTAGAGGGACTAGTAGACAGAGTGGCAGTGGGAGTGCGGCACCTGGGAGCAGAGTACGCGGGCAGCGACGAGGGCAAAAGTGTTAACAGAAGCTATCGGTGCGCTAAAATGGGAGTGGTGCCGGTGTACCTGCCAAGCAACTACCCGAAGCACGAGTGCGTAGCGTACAACTACCTCATGGGCGAcgaaagaataaaaatgtgcaACGTGGTACCGGTGAATCCCACACACCTGGCGGTGGTGAACAGCAAACTGGTAACGTCGAGAGAAATCGAAAGGAATCCGGAGCCTCGCTACGAAAACGGGGCAGTTTGGGCGTACGTGAGGCGGTACTACCAGCCGCTGAGCTACTTCCTCACCACGGCGAAGACGAAGCTGCCGGAGGAACACCCTCTGGTACTGAGGACGTTTTCGGCGGCGTTCTGCTTCGGCCAGATTTACTCGAAGCTGGCGGAGTTCAGCGACAGGCTGGCGGTAGGGAAGGGCGACTTTTTCGCGCCCGTGGGCAAGAGGAGCGTCCTGCGGAGTTTTATCGCAAAACTGCAAAAGTTCGGAGTGTATAATCGCAACGCATTCGAATCTGTGTATAAAAGGGACAGGAAGTTCCTGTTTGAGGAGTACAGATCACTTCTGAGGGGAGATGTGCCCCAACTGGAGGAGGTGTATCAAGCTCTGCCCGTACAAATCAACTAGGCGGTCTATAGCGGTAGTTGAGCAGTTTGACTCCACACATGGTTAATAGCGGCCATTGGAACGTGATTCATGGTTTAATATTGATGCTTAGTTGGTACTATCTGTTACACCGAGGCCCAATATGTATGAGATTCGCACATGACAGAAAACAGAGAAAACAACTCCTTTGACCATAAAAACGGtaaaattatcaatattacaTTTGTTTTGTTATAAATAACGAGTAGCCGTGGCTAGTTGCGGCtgaaatgtaaaaatagtCATAAGTGTCAAACACTGCTGTTAATGAAGGTCGGATGGTGCACttatgttgttgttgttttcaTTAGTGAattatgtacaatattttcatcagTTTTAGTACAGTTGGtccaaataaatattttagtcAATAATTAGTGCCGAGTGGGCGGTTATATGAAGCCGCTTCCGTTGATTCTATTGGTTTTAGTGTCGAACAGATAGGTTCATAGCATTAATCCAGTAAAGATAAAGTAGAGAATTTTGCACAAGCGCGTTTTTAACGAAAAGTAAAAAACTAAGGGTGAAACGACTCTTAACGTAAATAAGCTGTCAGTAACTTAATGTAGTCGGAATGACGCAAACTAACATCGAGGTAAATATAGAGCCTTCAGGCGAGGCTGGGCCTGATATTGTAAGTGGGCATCAGCAGAGTACGCAGCCCCTTGGCCGCCAGCAGGACGCGAACACACCGAGTCCGGGTGCGGAACACCACGACAGCGAGCATCAATCGGCGCCCACGGAGGGGGCAGGCGGCGCCCAGCCGGGCGTGGAGGAGGTCAGCCTGGGCTCGAGCCTGCAAATAAACAACTCGCTCGGCCACGTGGTCGAGTACCTCGTGTGTTTAAAGAAGTTCAGGGACTCGGAGGGGGGCACGAACAGGCCGATTTCGGACCCGCTGATCGAGCTCGTTTTGTTCTCGCCCCTCAGGGCTCTGATGTTCATCAAGCTTTCAATCCTGTTTTCCATCTTCGTGTCGCTCCTGCTCTGTGTGCCGGAGCTCCTGATGTCAAGGATTAACAATTTCCCCTGCGAAAAGTGCTTGAAGGTGATCACAATGTAAGTCGGTGGTTTCGGTACACAGGCCAGCTTAGGTTTATGTTGTTGGTTTATTTAGCTCATTAGTTGGTTTATCTATTTGTTTCAGCAGTTTGAGGTAGTTAAACTCATTAATTAGGTTCCAATATTCGCCCTTAGCTAGTCAACTTATGTCCTATATTGATAGTTCTTACATCGACGCTAACTCATTAACGTGCAGGTGGTTGTTCGTTTATCGCATGATTGTGCTTTCACAATTCACATTTAGGgttttattcttttataTATTCTCACAACTCGACAATAAAACAAGTCAGGAGGTGATATACTGGTAAGTTTTAAGTAGCAGCAGTggtattattttattggtAGTATTGgtactgttgttattgttcgTAGTATAACTATTGgtactgttgttattgttccTAGTATAACTATTGgtactgttgttattgttccTAGTATAACTATTGgtactgttgttattgttccTAGTATAACTATTGGTGGTAGCACTAGATAGGGTGGTTAAGTT from Theileria orientalis strain Shintoku DNA, chromosome 1, complete genome encodes the following:
- a CDS encoding DEAD-box family helicase, which codes for MVDLWDTDLHNARTLVRVANDYASLYSTQSNKSEHLKYITIIRAKVASLKKAVNNLEIMLSDMDSQPENVALKQARRRDLDEIVFSVRSLELMLKNTSTENNYSPTRYNNTVLSPTDVNNMTNSDVSYYRDTLIKMQDDELDLLDTSASAIKNISSNIRDEVGLHNRLLGDVSTSIDQADSYVNRNRDRFNEIILRSNKRQLMLIIMFLENTFKEEEIKGYLAKVKKFAISEDDKARMRSLQDSTSISSKKAIKVEEEDVETLADKDELTFEEQESLLEKMDILDTKMTIYDETSGRGDSSKHRVTATDDADDNSNAQGKESDGTGDATTMRADEIQPDYKTILIERDGEIDLKRRKLPCCMMEQEIVDSIRNHDVVLVTGDTGTGKSTQIPQFLYENGFCIDNKIIGITQTRRVACMAIAKQIGMELSSRHLVGYQIRYDKSYNERSCKIKLMTDGILINELKRDILLSIDDKEGTHDYFSKYSVIIIDEAHERKINSDVLIGLLSQIVKLRRKKYRENREMLPLKLVIMSATIRKEDFLESKLFERIKHVHVPSEQVNYTVHYNKSTPSNYLAETKRKILQIHRRLPPGSVLVFLTGKQELYDLKRLLLSSRRRRSVGTDATATCAGAGTDAGTDAGTDTMGTATATGADADLDPGAKATATITSTTTNNTETKTASINRNSDVEEVKDDDEIFELNEDEEYVDTDADEKLTGDSEDEERYCKIESQVGVERSGGPEKRGKAETDDPGNQAENKEKLEVGEEEWEEYELQALTDNYKKSVDCKWLGSDGGGRLNVKILHASQTNYQQMNCFMLPDDDERIVILSTNVAETAITIPNIRYCKYLNTIEELNRYVVDSGKEKRKVFNNDKEYENFEIFNISKSSANQRAGRCGRLGHGHCYRLYTNAVFENTFPEQSPVEILETNLCSMVLLLVSMGINPHSFTYLTGPPRGHIDNAIRALVVLGIIEVDQKETKRKMDDNCMFNDPFLLTPDEVTSSGNGGSTSTNADYRRSKLEVTKLGRCVSLMPLEPRYAKMIYCVLSRRVKSVNFISMAFLVVAVLSFNGPFFIHSNMSGDAVVDQLGSAGAGRSWTNDLEKYVWLLRGYSRAESKVGFCNSQNVNPRALAEVFLQANQIHQIISINFPKLSVKVDFERLEKLKRQELSVLGECVVEGLVDRVAVGVRHLGAEYAGSDEGKSVNRSYRCAKMGVVPVYLPSNYPKHECVAYNYLMGDERIKMCNVVPVNPTHLAVVNSKLVTSREIERNPEPRYENGAVWAYVRRYYQPLSYFLTTAKTKLPEEHPLVLRTFSAAFCFGQIYSKLAEFSDRLAVGKGDFFAPVGKRSVLRSFIAKLQKFGVYNRNAFESVYKRDRKFLFEEYRSLLRGDVPQLEEVYQALPVQIN
- a CDS encoding uncharacterized protein (Os12g0596200 protein), which gives rise to MTQTNIEVNIEPSGEAGPDIVSGHQQSTQPLGRQQDANTPSPGAEHHDSEHQSAPTEGAGGAQPGVEEVSLGSSLQINNSLGHVVEYLVCLKKFRDSEGGTNRPISDPLIELVLFSPLRALMFIKLSILFSIFVSLLLCVPELLMSRINNFPCEKCLKVITMWLFVYRMIVLSQFTFRVLFFYIFSQLDNKTSQEVIYCMYVITQGRGWVMSRKLTSFSYFWYGLGMILHRLPNMCNRRWLYAFIFYILSVNVLRFAVTVILYYVTFPPSHETAKRLHLGAHLVMPKCSYKEAKLESKPLKSVTCGICLDDFADEDILRLLTCAHGFHANCIDLWLSRSVNCPLCMKTLI